GCAATTGCCGGCGTCCCCAGCTGCCCCCCTCGGGGGGCTGGGTGTGGGGTGGGCGTGCCGGCGGGAAATATCGCTAAAACCGGCGCAAATCGAGGTGTTGGGAGCCTCACTAGGACATTTTTTTTACTGCCGGTGCTAAAAAAAGGGGCTTGGGGGGCGTCCTGGGGGccctagtggagatgctctaatcTCACCGTCCAAAGAAGACGGCAGGAATCTATGTCAGAGCTTCATCGACTATGTCCAGATGAATGAAGTCAAGGAGGATCGGAGGCCGGAAGACAAACTCAAAAAAAAAACGCCGCCATCCTTTCGAGCGTCGCACCTGCGAGGACTAATAAACCCCAACCTAAATTACTAACCGAGGTGAAGGCACCGGAATTCCTctccccgccaccggccgccgGAGCGGCAGACAGAGGGGAGGCAAATCCACGGGCTCGTCGGCGAAGCCTGTAGGGAAGAGGTGTACCCTAGCCGCCAAGGGATAGGGGAGGGAGAGAGAAACCCTAGATAAAATAATTATTGTTCGAGATGCATTTTGTGCAGCCCAACATGCTTAGGTGGCATGGAAGCGATTCCGATTCCACGTACAACGATGCTGACAACAGTTGATCTTGTCGCTACCGTGTGCTACACTAATTTGCTGTAAGATTGAAAGAAGGGATAGAACTCTGGTTGAAGATTCATTAGACATAAAAATAGGCAAAGAGAGGCTGTTCTATGTGATCATTGATTTTATGTGGCGATACGTGGgggcattttctttttttttccctgtttttcctttgtattgattgattgatttttttttttgagggatagATAGATTGATTGAGATGTATTGTACTCTACAATAACTAGATGTGTCGTGTTAATGCGTCTTGTTATAAACAATGCTAAAAAAGAGGCTATCTTAACCTAGGTGGAATAGGATCAGGAAACCTCGTTCAAGCCAGAGGAGGCTGCCATATAAACCTCCTAGGAAGGTGCATGCAGGCGATTTCCGCCGTCCGCCATGTAAGCGTAGCCGCCATCTGCCACTTCGTTGTTCCTTGAGATCAGACCGCGCGCCATGAAGCTCAACCGggttcgccgccgccgtcgtgatGTAAGCCCCCGTTGCTTGTGTCCTCCTTCTCAAATTTTTGTGCATGACTCATTGAACTTATCAATCTATATCGATCCAGCTGTTGAAAGTCGACAGGCTAATCAAACTGCCCGACCATGTGCTGCTCAACATCCTGGAGAGGCTGGGCATGCTCGACGCCGTCAGGACCTGCCTCGTCTCCAAGCAAACGCTCAACCTGCCGGCCTTGCTCTCTCGGATCGTCGTCGACCTCAGCGACGGCGATCTACGCTGGATGAACCGTGATGTAGCCGACGCGACGGACAAGatcctgagcacgaggtctcctggGATCCCCATCCGCATGCTGAAGCTCAGGTTCATCATGAGAGGCGACGTGCATAACAAGATCGGCAGGGCCGTCGCCCTCGCCATGGCGACCCAGAAGATTTATGAGGCAGAGTTCGAGATCCTGACCAAGGACATCTATTATAAGACAACTGATGCGGATCTCCTCGACTCCGCGAAGATGTTCAACAATTTTATCGGGGAGTGTCCGGACGCATTTGCCGGCCTCACGCGGATGCATCCGCACAACCTCAGGTTCCGTCAATCGGACATAACCAACATCCTAACCACCTGCAAGCGGCTCGAGTCGTTGCATTTGTCCCGGTGTGATGCAGGGGACAAGTCGGTGCTGCGCGTCGACCACGCCACACTCGTTGAGCTTACATTCGTCTATGGGGAATTTTTAAGAGTAGAGCTTCACAGTCTACCGAAGCTTCAATGGATGACCTTGCATAAATGGGCATACAAAACTAACAATCCCTTGTTCCTTGGTTTTGTCCCTCGGCTATCCAAACTAAGCCTCACTAACGCGTATCGTTCATCAAACAACCACAAGTTAAGCCAATTGCTGGTTAACGTCCCCTCGATAAGTGATTTGCATCTGGATTTTCTAAGTGAAAAGGTACGTACTCACTGACGATCATCTTCCCTTTTTTTTGGAAAAGCTCACTACGATCATCTTTGTCTGGTTTTGTCTACGCTGGATGGTTATATATAGTATATTTTTAAAGGCTTTTATTATCACAAAGGTAACAAGCCACTAAAATAATGAATCCAAGCGATCCCGTTATATATATGCAAGCCATCGAAAGCAGGATATCACTTGTAATCCACACTGAATTTTTGTGGTCAAAATAGCAAATCCTTGTGTTGTGCCTGTTTTAGGCCCATGGCCGATGTAATTTTCATGTACATCTTGTAATTAATGTGTTCTGCCTATCACAGATTTGGGTTCAACCAGAATCCAAGAAACTGGTTGCGCCTGTGCTCAGCAAACTACGCCTTGTGAATCTCAACAATCTTCCTGAGGAATGTGATATCGCTTGGACAATGTTCTTTCTTGAAGCCGCACCATCTCTAGAAGAGTTTTCCATCACAGTATGGGATCATAAGTGCGAAATGAAGTCGCAAAAAAGTCACTCCCAGAAAACAGATGTGAAGTGGGAGCCATCTACTCCTGATTTCAACCACAAAAATCTGGCAAGGCTTACTATCTATGGCTTCCAATCAGACAACAACTTCATGCGATACGTGAGGCGCGCCATTCAAGCTGCGGTGAACATCAAGGAGGTATCTCTGCACGATAGGAAGGTGTGCAAGCTATGCACTCACAAGTTCCCTCATATCGGGGTTCGTCCTTCGAGTTATCCACGGACTAGCGAGGAGGTTGATTTATTCAGGAAGAAGATCACCGAGGCGAAGGCCGGTTCCCATGCTATGATTCACTTGCACACCATCGGTGAATCTTTTGCTCTCACCATGGCGGCTGAGAACCAAGATGCGGCCGATTAGTCCCTGGACTCGAGAACTTATACTAGTAGCTATTGCGTTTGTTATTGTTTTTCTCTTGAATTGTTTCTTAATTGACTAGATAGTATAAAATATATCTCGGCTACTCTCTTGTTGACTACTTTGAAGCCCGTGTATATACGTTTGCTCTCTTTTGTGTCCTGGTCGTGTTGAATACAGTAtgattatttttcttttattttttctctaTTTCATCTATGAGAGCAAAGTCAATGTGTTGATCCCTCTTGAAGATGAGTCGGCGGAAGATGGCTACGAAGACGGCAGATTCTATAGCATGTGCATGCGGTGCTCCTGGCTCGCCGTTGGGCGGCTTGGTACGGCCAACGGCTTAGATAGTGTGTGTTGGTGCGGGGTCACGCAGGGACGAATCCAAGGGGGGACGAGGGGGGGCTAGACCCCCCCTAACGATTTTTTCCTCCCCTTAATAGCGGTTGGTTGGTTGACTAATTTAGCATCTGCGTGACTAATTCTACGGTTCTGCCCCCCCCTGTGAAACGCAACGTCACCTGAAAACTCTCAAACTCTCAGGCCCCAACCCATCAACTGCAGACAGAAGCCCATATAGATCAGTTGGAAACCAGCAACACACATGTGGATTGGGCCAGCCGGCCTGGGACTTGGAAAGTGGAAACCATGGTGGCAGCACACACGCGGTTACACAGATCCTGTTCGCCACACCTGTTTCGTTTGTGCTCCtgttcgccactgccgccgccgccgccgagggctATTTAGATCAGGCTTGGTTTCCATTGCAGATCGAAGATAGATGGTGAGAAGAGGGCGGTCATGCAAGGCTGCACGGGTGCACGCCCGGCCGGCCGGCCGCTTGATCAAGATGAGCAGGGAGGAGGCAACGAAGAAGAAAAGTTAGTCCACTCTCCTCTTGGATTTTGGTCGTGTTTTAGTTAGTCCTTGGATGATCATCCAACATTAAGTTAGCTTGTATCGAAACTACAAACGGCAAAATTCTATTGGCAAGTGTTCAATCGTTCACTTGTGCCTGTGGACATTAAGAGAACAAAACTACCAGCGAGGTTTTGTATTATAGaaataatgtagttttttttaggATTGAAATTATGTAGATTTTTCTATCATGGTGGCCACTGGATCGATTTTAAATTAACAGATACGGACCTAAGGATGCTTACTGTAATATATGACTATATTTTCTTAGATTTTTATGCTTAAAGTTCTCGCCCCCCTCATCCCCATTTCCTGGCTCCGTCCCTGGGGTCACGGTACATCAATAAGTTTGTAGGTGTAGGGAGGGACCATAGGTCACTAGAAAGGTGGCTTTGGGTTAAGACCAACGCTGGTGCCGGCTGACCGGCCGAAATATCGCCTGTTGGCGTGCTAGTCCTTAGATTCGGTCAGTACAGTCGTGGGATTGTAGTTGTCTCCCTCCCTCATCCCCACTTGGTTAACGCGTAGGTGGAAAAAATCCCCCAGCATCACGTCCGCGCACATTTCACGCCCACCCTCGATGCAACGCCCGGAgtagcccctccccccccccccccctcccgcccgCCCGCGAGATGCAGCAGGACCTCGCCGTTCGCCAAATTATCGCCGCCGTCCCCTACCATGGGTGCTCGCTGATCTTTGCAGCACGGCCGCCACGGTTGCAACTATGTGGTCAATTACTCCAGCACATGACATCACGAGCACAACTTCCTCCGTTGTTGGCCGGTTCTAGCATGCCGAGACACCAGGTTGAGCACTCCTAGACGCCGGCCTGACCAGCCGCTACATGCAGCTCGCCATGCTCACATCTCATGGTGCGGGACATTGTAGCAAGCCGAGGATACGGTCCCAGGAAATCAGGGTTAGTTTAAGCAAATCAAGTCACAGATGCCACCAAAATTGGGCGCCGGTTCCAGCTTATCCCCATGCCGGTCCCAGCAGCCCATTGCAACAAATCTGGGTGCAGGTTCCATCTCCTTGTGATACCGGTTCCAGCAAGTTGCCAAGGTGGTTGTACCATCATCTCCGCCGGTTCTAGCCTGCGGCTAACACGGCTATAGCCAAAAAGGGTGCATGGTGGCGCCACACAACACCTTGCCAGTTGAAGCACCGTGCCTAGCCAATTCCAGCATGTCGCTGACTTGGTTGCAACATCGCTGCTTGCTGGTTCAAGCTCGCGGTGACCACAGTCTCGGCATCGCCGCTGGCTGGTGCCAGCTCGTGGTGACCGCGGTCGCAGCATCTCCGCTGGCTGGTGCCATCTCGTGACAAACACAGACACACCACATGGGGAGGCGGTCGTAGCCTTCACTGGGAGGCTGTggtagcaaaaaaaaaaaaactcgccTCTCTGTCGCAACTCGGACGCCGGCTGCACCCGTTGCCGTCTCCTCATGCATGTGATGTTGCTCTGCTAGCGGCGTCGATGGTCACTGTTGACGGCACTAGTGATGGCCTCGCAACACCCCAGCAATCACCACCTCCCGTCGCCTCCATTACAATGTCGGTGACCCATCTGTTAGCCGTGGCGGAAGCCGATAAGTGTGGCTGGGAGAGAAGATGCGAGAGAATGAGCTGTGTGTCGGGAAAAAGTGGTTGTGAAGAGATACGGTGGGCGCATGCAAAAGGCGGTGAATGGGCCTCAGCTACGGTCCATGAAGTGTAACAAATAGGAACAATGGATTGCGTCCCATCCGACGAAGCGGGTGAGACCGCCTGAATCTCCAGTCGATCGGCCGGAAGGGAATGTTTTCCTTGGGTTGATCCATGTATTTGTTTTGTCCGGCTTTGTTGAATCTTTGTTGAATGTTGGTTGATCCATGCAGAGGCCGGGTGATTCAACCGCTTTCTCAAAAATAAATTCCTAATATAGTATTATTAGCGTTGCCTAGACGGTGAATGTaataaaaagaccgaacaaaagcGATCAAAACACCAACAATATAAAGCAATGACCATTGACACCAATCATATTTTTAAAACGCAAGAACTACCAGAAAGGTCCTCCAAAAAGTAATGCCTTTGGAAAAGAAAGGACGTGCAAACGCGGTAGCCATCGCCAAATCCAACCACCAAAGACCGTAGGTTCACTCGAAAGATCAAGTCCGAACAAATTCCAAACAATATACTTAACAAGATAATGATGCAAATACATCATCATTGGAAGGTATAACTAAGGTCAGACGCCTAGGTACTTGAGAGCACGGGGCAGAGCTACGACTAGGCCAACGTGGGCTATGCAGGGAGCAGTGCGCGAAGAGCATAGTTATCATTGCAAGAGACGGGCAAGAGAGAATACGAGCATGACGACCAGATCAAATTGAGCGGCTATGTTTATGTGAACTGGACAGGTTCGACTGATCTGTGGGCATGATCGGGAGGCCGTGGCCTATTATTAACCGAATTTGCTTCTCTTCACCTCAATCAATATCACTAAATGGTTGCAAATCTAAAGCATTGCAGAGCGGCTCTCCATGGAGCTCCAACAAGCCCGAGCGCTCTGAGGGAGCACCATGTCATCACCTCGCGGGCGACGTTCGTGCGGACTGAGTTGGAATGCACCACCGTGCCAGAGTTGGCCCCCAACGACTAACCACTACACAAGCATTTTCTTCTTCCAGCAATGTTGTTATTGTCAGCAAAGTTTCTCTAAGCTGTTTCCTGTACCTCCATGACAAACGGTGATAAGGATCTCATAGATTAAAGTttagaaaaaattcaaaaaataacaaAACATTATTCATACGAATAAGTGAATATTCACTGTATTCGACGTAAGCACGTACTGCACGAGCACATGATAAAAGAACATTTACAAGAAAACACACGAACATGCATAGACGTGCTTATTGATAGTGTTAAAAATGGACTTACATTTTGGGACAGAAGGAGTAGTAAATAGCTATCCAAAGGAGTAAACTGCATACGACCTAGTAAGTTTAGGAATGATACAAGCTAGTAAGTTTAGGAATGATACAAGCTTCAGCACAGGAGAAACCAATAGAGCACACACCGAATAGCTACTACATTCAAGAAGTACTTCCAGCCACAAAGTGGATAGATCATGGCGATGCTAATAACGAGTGGAAGTGAATAAAAGGTGAAGCCATCACCGACGCCTCTGTGATCTTCTTCCTCGATGAATCCTTTCTCCTTGCTGGTTTGTGGATAACTCAAAGGACGAACCCCGAGTCGGTGAGGTAACTTGTCAACGCGGACCTTGCACCGACGGTAGATCAATATGTTGACTTACATCGAcatgaaaataataaaaataataaaaacatgAGAGACTTACATCACGGCAGACCTTACGAGCGGAAGCAATCGCCATTGCCATCGTCATCGCCATCGCCATAGTcaccgccctcgccctcgcccttgcATTGATCACCTCTGTGATCTCGTTTCTGAATGAATCCGCCTGCTCACTGGTCCCTAGACAACTCCAAGGACGAACCCCGAGACGAACAAACTTGTCAATGCAGACCTTGCACACCTTCCTGTCGTGCAAAGATACCTCCTTGATGTTCACCGCAGCTTGAACGACGCGCCTAACGTATCCCATGAAGTTGTTGTTGGACTGGAATCCATAGATAGTTAGCCTGGCCAGATTCATGTGTTTGAAATCAGGAGTTGATAGCTCCCACTTCACATCCATGCTATTAGAGTAACTTGTTTGCGACTTCCTTTGGCACTTATGACCCCATACGGTGATGGAAAGCTCCTCAATGGATGGTGCAGCTTCGAGAAGGAACATCGTCCAGGCGATGTCACATTCCTCGGGGAGATTGTCCAGATTCACAAGCCGTAGTTTGCCGAGTAGAGGAGCGAGCACTTTTGGGCATTCTGGTCGAATCCAAATCTGGTGAAGATGAGAGAAACAAATTAAGGATGAGTACAACGTGTGCACAAATTATTGGAAACATCCTCAAGTGGGAATTAATTAATTAGAAGTTTGAGTGAGTACCTTTTCACTTTGAAAATCCAGGTGGAGATGGCTTATCGGGGGAGCCTTAACAAGCATCTTGCTTAGGTCGAGGGCCCTGTCTACAGCATATCCACGAGAGAGATCTAGGTTCGAGAGCTTAGGGACAAAACCCAGAGCTATGGGGCAATGATCATCATAGTGCCAATTTTTATAACTCATACGTTGAAGGTTGGGTAGGCGTCCAAGCCTTATCACTAAGAATTTCCCAGAGGTAATGTGAAGCTCGGCAAGTCGAGCATGGTGTAGAGTCAACATTGATCTCTCCCCTGCGTCACACTGGAAGAAGCACAAGGACTCCAACCGCGTGCAAGTGCGAAGAATGGTGGGTACGTCGGACTCGCCAAACCTGAGGTTGTGCAGATGCAGCCGCGTGAGACCGGTGAATGCGGCCGGGCACTCGCTGATAAAATCATTGAACAGCTTCGCGAAGGAGAGGAGGTCGTCATGGCTGTAATCATTGTGCTGCCTCTTTGCGAGGATCTCGAACTCAGCGGCGTCGATCTTCTGGGTCGCCATGGCGAGGGCGACGGACCTGCCGATCCTGAGATGGTCGTCCCCTCTCATGATGAACCTGAGCTTGAGATTGCGTATGGGGATCAGAGGAGACCTGGTGCTGAGGATCTTTTCGGTCATGTCGACCACCTGGCGGTTCTTCCAGCGTAGATCCCGGGCGCTGGGGACGATGAGGATCTGCGAGAGCAAGGTGGGCAGGTTGAGCGTTCGCTTGGAGACGACGCAGGTCCTGACGGCGTCGAGGGTGCCCACCCTCTCCAGAATGTTGAGCAGCACGTCGTCGGGCAGCTTGATTAGCCTGTCGGTTTCCGGCAGCTGGAAAATTCGATTCAGCCAGGGAGGGTTCCAATTATTAAGATACTAGCTCGATACAGTGCATGCATGACTACAAGCAAGAATTTGAGAAGAACACAACACAAGTACCGAGGCCTTAcatcacggcggcggcggcggccgcgaacGAACTTCATGGCGGTCCGATCGATCTCAAGGAACGACCAAGTAGATGGCGGATAAAACGGCTAGGCTTACATCGCAACCCTGTTGAACTTCATGGTGGCCCGATCTCAAGGAACGAGGAAGTAGAGGATGACACGGCTGGCTAGGATTACATCGGACTTGGAAATAGCATGCACGTTTATTTGGCTTCAGCAAGGAGGTTTCCTGATTGATCCTATTAAACGTACATGGCCTGGTCTTTTTAACATTGTTTCACACCACGTACGAAGACATATAGTCATGGTATGTTCATTTttatatactagcaaaagggcccgtgcgttgcaacgggagaaaaaaattcataatttcaaatggtcatgatcacatttcgttgcatcaccgagatacaatatctctctcaatttctcgaaattatgaacaatttgttaaactcatgc
Above is a window of Triticum aestivum cultivar Chinese Spring chromosome 6B, IWGSC CS RefSeq v2.1, whole genome shotgun sequence DNA encoding:
- the LOC123135089 gene encoding uncharacterized protein, whose protein sequence is MKLNRVRRRRRDLLKVDRLIKLPDHVLLNILERLGMLDAVRTCLVSKQTLNLPALLSRIVVDLSDGDLRWMNRDVADATDKILSTRSPGIPIRMLKLRFIMRGDVHNKIGRAVALAMATQKIYEAEFEILTKDIYYKTTDADLLDSAKMFNNFIGECPDAFAGLTRMHPHNLRFRQSDITNILTTCKRLESLHLSRCDAGDKSVLRVDHATLVELTFVYGEFLRVELHSLPKLQWMTLHKWAYKTNNPLFLGFVPRLSKLSLTNAYRSSNNHKLSQLLVNVPSISDLHLDFLSEKIWVQPESKKLVAPVLSKLRLVNLNNLPEECDIAWTMFFLEAAPSLEEFSITVWDHKCEMKSQKSHSQKTDVKWEPSTPDFNHKNLARLTIYGFQSDNNFMRYVRRAIQAAVNIKEVSLHDRKVCKLCTHKFPHIGVRPSSYPRTSEEVDLFRKKITEAKAGSHAMIHLHTIGESFALTMAAENQDAAD
- the LOC123139714 gene encoding uncharacterized protein, whose translation is MTRFSVRFFRSIQGFNGDDYGFAALLPETDRLIKLPDDVLLNILERVGTLDAVRTCVVSKRTLNLPTLLSQILIVPSARDLRWKNRQVVDMTEKILSTRSPLIPIRNLKLRFIMRGDDHLRIGRSVALAMATQKIDAAEFEILAKRQHNDYSHDDLLSFAKLFNDFISECPAAFTGLTRLHLHNLRFGESDVPTILRTCTRLESLCFFQCDAGERSMLTLHHARLAELHITSGKFLVIRLGRLPNLQRMSYKNWHYDDHCPIALGFVPKLSNLDLSRGYAVDRALDLSKMLVKAPPISHLHLDFQSEKIWIRPECPKVLAPLLGKLRLVNLDNLPEECDIAWTMFLLEAAPSIEELSITVWGHKCQRKSQTSYSNSMDVKWELSTPDFKHMNLARLTIYGFQSNNNFMGYVRRVVQAAVNIKEVSLHDRKVCKVCIDKFVRLGVRPWSCLGTSEQADSFRNEITEVINARARARAVTMAMAMTMAMAIASARKVCRDVRVDKLPHRLGVRPLSYPQTSKEKGFIEEEDHRGVGDGFTFYSLPLVISIAMIYPLCGWKYFLNVVAIRCVLYWFLLC